CCCCTATCCATGTGTAGAAGGATTGGAGAATTGGAAATCCTACTAACAAGAATGACATTGCAGCTGGCGGATCACTCAGTTACGAGGCCATATGGTGTAGTAGAAGATGTATTGGTCAAAGTGCGTCAATTCACTTTCCCTGCAGATTTTGTGATTATGGACATTGAAGAGGATGTTGAGATTCCATTGATTCTAGGCCGTCCATTCATGTTGACAGCCAATTGTGTGGTTGATATGGGAAAGGGTAACCTTGAGATGAGTATAGATGATCAAAAGGTTACTTTCAACCTATTTGATGCAGTGAAACATTCAAAGGACCAAAATGTCTGTTCCAAGATGGAGAAGATTGAGAATGAGACAACTCAGATTGCCAGAGCTAAAGTGTTACAAGACCCTTAGAGGTAACATATGTAAAGCTAGCGACGTTAAAGAAGAGCTTACTGGGAGGTAACCcaactttttcttaattttctcaaTCATTTTTCTGTTAAGCATTGCATGTAGTTAGGTTTTGACTCATTTGAGATTCCTAGAGTAAGGTGTTACGCATGTTTTGTATGATAAACGGGTCGGCCAAAAGCTTCTCAGAAGCATTGGATGAGGAAAGAACTTAGGAAATTTTCAGTCATCCAACTCGCTCAGCGTGCCCCATGCGCTAAGCGAGATGTACCCTATGCGCTGAGTGAGTATCAATTCTCGCTAAGGGAGCCAACCCCCATCCATTGGTTGTTGGGGTCTCGCTAAGTGAGATAGTCGTGCTAAGCCTAAGATCCTATGGGGTTGTGTATTTATtgaaattgggctaagcgagtcatctTGCTAAGCGCGGCATAGTCTCTCGCTAAGTGCGCCTATGCGCTAAGCGCAAAATGCTCTCTGCCTGGACCTTCATGATAATTGGGCTAAGTGGGCCATCCCGCTAAGCCCAAAACCCTCTTTGGAATGGCAATAGCGCTAAGTGAGACCATCTCGCTAAGCGCGACCCCACTACTACATCAAAAAAGCTGCATAACTCGCTAAGCGTGCCTCCTgagcgctaagcccaaaaacctcTCGGGTTTCCTATTTTTCGAATTGAGCTACGTGAGTCAGTCCCGCTAAGCGCATGagtttaaattctaaaaattcaAACGTCATTGAATGCTCATTTAGTGAGTCACTCGTGCTTAGTGAGCAGATCAAAATtgccaaaaataaaacataactgCCTTAGGCAGTTACCTTTGCATCATTTTATAACCTCGTACACACATCATTGGAAATCATTTGCATTCTTGCTTTGTGCTCATATTCTTTCTCTGCTTCTTGCCTTCAATTCACTTCAATCTCAGCAATCCAAATAAGTTTCCTTATtctattgtcattttaattttctgaaCCCTAGGGTAGAAGACCTATAAGTTGTTCTGTGATTTTgtgttgttgatgttgttgttaCTTTGTGTTTACTTGCTTAGTTAGTATGTTTTTAGGGCTTTAATTGAGTGTATAATTTAGGTTGTTTGTAGGTCTAAGCCTCAGGCTTCCTATGCCTGAAAGTGGCTAGGGAGTTGAGGCATCGAAGCCCTATTTTCTGGAAATTTCGAtgcactcgctaagcgagccctgCCCGCTAAGCGAGTACATCCATTTTGGTTGAATTTCTGGGTTTTCTGATGAAAACGCTAAGCGGACCCTGTCCCGCTAAGCAAGTTcatcatttttgtttaaatttctgCATATttgtatgaactcgctaagccattgCACTACGAGTTAGTGAGCctttaaatttcagtttttaatttctgagttcgcatgaactcgctaagctgGCATGCCGTGCTTAGCGAGTACACTTAGTTAGGTCTGTTACTAAGAGGCTTTTTGCATTCCCttctgtgaatgtatgaatacatgattttgatgatgccaaagtagaatcaaacaaggttgctttaaAGGAGAAACATTGCTTCAAAATttatacaaggttgcttcaacaaacaaagccttgcttcaagattaactaaagatcaagccttacctcaaaacaaagtgtttccaagacatccaaggctctgttaatgttaaaaagggttttgaatttgaattttgaacctgtaatcgattacctgatgtttgtaatcgattaccagcaacgaaactcttgaaattgaaatttaaaagtcatgacccttcaaaatataactatgtaatcgattactagaaactcgtaatcgattaccagtgaaaaatttcagaattattttttttttgaaaagacacatctcttcaaaccattttgaaaaggcatgaagggcctatatatatgtgtgtctgatttcaaaaagcaagagagagagattccaaaagaacttcattgtaaaatgctctctcaacaactcttgggtaaacacttgcaaatctattgagagttcatccaggaacttcaaattgtattatccactctaaaggagagaaatctttctgttcttctcaaaaagtcaattgtaatcaagaaactggttgtctcttgaattgtgagtttcctgaacacaagggaaagagattccttgggtgttcagaagttgtaaaaaggttttttacaaagatagtggaaaatctcaagtgggatg
The nucleotide sequence above comes from Glycine soja cultivar W05 chromosome 11, ASM419377v2, whole genome shotgun sequence. Encoded proteins:
- the LOC114372990 gene encoding uncharacterized protein LOC114372990, which encodes MPLYSKFLKDMLTKKGKCIHSDNIMVEGNCSVVIQRILPPKYKDPRSVTIPCSIGLVLVGKVLIHLGASINLMPLSMCRRIGELEILLTRMTLQLADHSVTRPYGVVEDVLVKVRQFTFPADFVIMDIEEDVEIPLILGRPFMLTANCVVDMGKGNLEMSIDDQKVTFNLFDAVKHSKDQNVCSKMEKIENETTQIARAKVLQDP